In the genome of Sinobacterium caligoides, one region contains:
- a CDS encoding shikimate kinase, protein MSQKLDLQLAPPILFLFGLSGAGKSYVGNLIGDHAGWYVYHADDDLTEEMIRALREHRPFDDNMRDEYFAVIVERIHQLRLQHERLVVTQGVYKRRHREYLLKEIPGMEMILVEATDASILHRLDRRESGISGASASALRLDFEYPADNCKVIVNQHGQEQVIEQLNAYFSPASIR, encoded by the coding sequence ATGAGTCAGAAACTTGATTTGCAATTAGCTCCGCCGATATTGTTCCTATTTGGCTTATCGGGAGCGGGGAAGTCTTATGTCGGCAATCTTATTGGCGATCACGCCGGCTGGTATGTTTATCATGCAGATGACGACCTGACCGAAGAGATGATTAGGGCACTACGCGAGCATCGACCTTTTGACGACAATATGAGGGACGAGTATTTTGCCGTGATCGTCGAGAGAATCCACCAGTTGCGACTTCAGCATGAACGGCTAGTGGTTACGCAGGGAGTCTATAAGCGCCGCCATCGTGAATATCTTCTGAAAGAAATACCTGGCATGGAAATGATATTGGTGGAGGCAACGGATGCTTCTATTTTACATCGACTGGATCGACGTGAGAGCGGTATTAGTGGGGCGAGTGCCAGTGCTCTTAGGTTAGATTTTGAATACCCGGCCGATAATTGCAAAGTGATTGTTAATCAGCATGGCCAAGAACAGGTTATTGAGCAATTGAACGCTTACTTTTCCCCTGCTTCGATTCGCTAA
- a CDS encoding DUF924 family protein yields the protein MYDEIITFWFEEVEESQYWQKDEAFDQLIAQRFSAIHQQASQGELYGWRKSAEGRLAEIIVLDQFSRNIYRDSPQSFSNDALALGLAQEAISLGLDKELSAAMRGFLYLPFMHSESAAIHHLAVALYTELGMKSNLQFELRHKAIIDRFGRYPHRNDVLGRASTAEEVAFLQEPGSSF from the coding sequence GTGTACGACGAGATTATAACGTTCTGGTTTGAAGAAGTAGAGGAGTCTCAATACTGGCAGAAGGACGAAGCCTTCGATCAGCTTATTGCTCAGCGTTTTTCAGCAATACATCAACAGGCCTCCCAGGGGGAGCTTTACGGATGGCGAAAGAGCGCAGAGGGGCGCCTGGCTGAAATAATCGTGTTGGATCAGTTCTCGAGAAATATTTATAGAGACTCACCACAATCATTTTCAAATGACGCGCTAGCGCTAGGGTTGGCACAAGAGGCAATCAGCTTAGGGTTGGACAAAGAGCTCTCTGCTGCGATGCGTGGGTTCTTATACTTACCGTTTATGCATAGCGAATCAGCAGCAATTCATCACCTAGCGGTTGCCTTGTATACAGAGCTGGGTATGAAGAGCAATTTACAGTTTGAGCTGAGGCATAAAGCTATTATCGACCGTTTTGGTCGCTACCCCCATAGAAATGATGTTTTAGGGCGAGCTTCGACGGCAGAGGAAGTCGCATTTCTACAGGAGCCTGGCTCCAGCTTTTAA
- a CDS encoding Rid family hydrolase has product MIERKQGQYEGRNKSSAYKDLVWTVATSSDKSVGIEKQTEITLEIIQKNLLELGSNKNRIVSAQVYIAKMADKAKMDAIWCKWLGTDPECWPQRACLGVDLDGDDLIEVTVTAVRG; this is encoded by the coding sequence ATGATTGAGAGAAAACAAGGTCAATATGAGGGGCGAAACAAATCCTCTGCCTATAAGGATCTAGTCTGGACCGTTGCAACCTCCAGTGATAAATCTGTTGGTATCGAAAAACAAACAGAGATTACGCTGGAAATTATTCAAAAAAACTTGCTAGAGCTGGGATCGAATAAAAACAGAATTGTTTCTGCGCAAGTTTACATCGCCAAAATGGCAGATAAAGCAAAAATGGATGCTATTTGGTGCAAATGGCTAGGCACTGACCCAGAGTGCTGGCCGCAAAGGGCGTGCTTAGGTGTCGATCTTGATGGTGATGATTTAATAGAAGTAACCGTCACGGCTGTGCGTGGCTAA
- a CDS encoding fimbrial protein, with the protein MRVGRKHCLAMLLGSFAFLVAGWSWADEPPPTVRLLNVSGEIVAGSCKVTVNDHDNTTIYFGEVSIAELKKVDRNAAGGGVINVRLNHCKQVASAPAVAFSGVIGDDWDTIATGRNGVGIHIQYKPSWGAGGQSYQLGDELNTVPEGPDEYVATFFTKMVEYNGQEATVGSIGSPSITLNVIYH; encoded by the coding sequence ATGAGAGTAGGAAGAAAACACTGCTTAGCGATGCTGCTGGGCAGTTTTGCCTTCTTGGTGGCTGGTTGGTCGTGGGCTGATGAGCCTCCCCCTACCGTTAGGCTGCTAAATGTTTCTGGAGAGATCGTGGCTGGAAGCTGTAAGGTAACAGTTAATGACCATGACAATACGACGATTTACTTTGGTGAAGTGAGCATCGCGGAGCTTAAAAAAGTTGACAGGAATGCAGCGGGTGGAGGTGTTATCAATGTGCGTTTAAATCATTGTAAGCAGGTTGCGTCGGCGCCGGCGGTGGCATTTTCGGGAGTTATAGGAGATGACTGGGATACTATTGCTACAGGTCGTAATGGCGTGGGTATTCATATCCAGTACAAGCCAAGTTGGGGCGCGGGGGGACAAAGCTATCAGTTGGGAGATGAACTTAATACGGTGCCAGAGGGCCCAGATGAATATGTCGCTACATTTTTTACGAAGATGGTAGAGTATAATGGTCAAGAGGCAACAGTAGGGTCGATAGGTAGTCCATCTATAACGTTAAACGTTATTTACCATTAG
- a CDS encoding fimbrial protein, which translates to MKVLFFSSSFLRLWLLPLFFSLNVVSANAGLLTTATLSFRGGTETPTCAIDRDISIVIPVANLEDFPDANYSSDSVKFDIPVSCSSTEANLVAIHLAGQELNSSGLLRVTGAPSEEVGIEFLEDGNKIGINSDTAFKNTTDVTNFKVNLEARITSIKTVTEVGKVNAVAQIWAVYE; encoded by the coding sequence ATGAAAGTATTATTTTTTTCCTCCTCATTCTTACGACTTTGGTTGCTACCCTTGTTTTTTAGCTTGAATGTTGTAAGCGCAAATGCAGGGCTACTTACCACTGCGACGCTCAGTTTTCGCGGCGGTACTGAAACACCAACTTGCGCAATCGATCGTGATATAAGTATTGTTATTCCTGTGGCGAATTTGGAAGACTTTCCGGACGCGAATTACTCTTCAGATAGTGTGAAGTTCGATATACCAGTATCCTGTTCAAGCACTGAAGCAAATCTTGTGGCAATACATCTTGCGGGTCAAGAACTGAACAGTAGCGGGCTGCTAAGGGTGACTGGGGCTCCATCGGAAGAGGTCGGTATTGAGTTTCTTGAAGATGGGAATAAGATAGGTATAAATAGCGATACAGCATTTAAAAATACGACAGATGTTACTAATTTTAAAGTGAATTTAGAGGCGAGAATAACCTCGATTAAAACAGTGACAGAAGTCGGAAAGGTTAATGCTGTTGCGCAAATATGGGCGGTCTATGAGTAG
- a CDS encoding fimbrial protein has product MYLVGNKFQCSLVSSLFSALFMALWSGHSLAASCQVGQPLQQAVGIITPAPGAPVGTLLSTTAGSSGSTVLMSCVSDGRPQDIYVESAGDTVMIDGRTITNIGDSGIGFAVKVQAEAMSGAGHAGGMRYLGERRGAKDDTHTTVLNTVDLPAGKKFSIHAQAVYEFYKTKKKIKPGVYQVANAGSIHLEGESAASDIGVTGLKVMGTCTIIDGTHDQSIELGKYPLDTFSGIGTKTPTKHFTIKMDCSGKPKVTGALRQIGDWDDVYGDPYTFRPTNYDGKGDRGIGVRVELQGKGLGAELIEHDEPKLLTESATNEFILDLNAYYYQFRDTIIPGDIDANLQYVFTFE; this is encoded by the coding sequence ATGTATTTAGTAGGTAATAAGTTTCAGTGCAGCTTGGTATCCTCACTTTTCAGTGCGCTGTTTATGGCATTGTGGAGCGGCCATTCGCTGGCCGCAAGCTGTCAAGTTGGTCAGCCTCTTCAGCAGGCCGTGGGTATTATCACTCCCGCCCCCGGAGCGCCAGTAGGAACGCTCCTTAGTACCACTGCGGGATCCAGCGGCAGTACTGTTTTAATGAGCTGTGTCTCAGACGGTAGGCCACAAGACATTTATGTGGAATCAGCTGGCGATACTGTGATGATTGATGGTCGGACTATCACTAATATTGGTGACTCAGGTATTGGTTTTGCAGTTAAGGTTCAGGCAGAGGCCATGTCTGGGGCCGGCCATGCGGGCGGAATGCGCTACTTGGGTGAGCGACGAGGCGCAAAGGATGATACGCATACTACGGTATTAAATACGGTTGATCTCCCTGCGGGTAAGAAGTTTTCGATTCACGCGCAAGCAGTTTACGAGTTTTATAAAACGAAGAAAAAGATTAAGCCCGGGGTATATCAGGTCGCTAACGCGGGAAGCATACATCTAGAGGGGGAGTCCGCTGCATCGGATATTGGAGTGACTGGGCTCAAGGTGATGGGGACCTGCACTATCATCGATGGTACACATGACCAAAGTATTGAGTTGGGGAAATATCCTCTGGACACCTTTTCCGGTATCGGTACAAAAACGCCTACTAAACATTTCACCATCAAGATGGATTGCTCCGGAAAGCCTAAGGTGACTGGTGCACTTCGACAGATAGGTGATTGGGATGATGTTTATGGTGACCCTTATACTTTTAGGCCTACTAACTATGACGGTAAAGGTGATCGAGGTATCGGAGTTCGAGTCGAGCTACAGGGGAAAGGGCTGGGAGCAGAATTAATTGAGCATGACGAGCCAAAATTGCTGACAGAGAGTGCGACAAATGAGTTTATCCTGGACTTGAATGCGTATTATTATCAGTTTCGCGACACGATTATTCCGGGTGATATTGACGCTAACCTGCAATATGTTTTTACCTTTGAATAG
- a CDS encoding fimbria/pilus outer membrane usher protein, whose translation MVFGNHKKIYAAMMLLSFTAPRLYAKEYFSPAMLGLSNEESIDLSVFSDAGGQSPGVYRVDIYLNENVQDTRDVNFIKAENGQLQPELTIAELKAMGVDVAAVASLQGLPENQVIDDLGAYIPQASSRFDFTHQQLHVSVPQAMMQREARGLVKQKYWDDGLPVLMTNYSLSGSNSWNESGGGRKDSYYANLRSGINVGGWRLRNYSVWSQSSGNYADEESASEWSSLSTYAVHDVRSIKGRATLGDASTPSDVFDSLTFRGVKLESADNMLPDSLRGYAPTIRGIANSNAQVTVRQSGAVIYQSYVPAGEFVIDDLYPSSGGDLEVTITEADGSEHSFSQPFASLPVMQREGRLKYGVAVGKYRSWSDLDEPVFSQSTLIYGLGHGVTVYGGLQNAENYNAAALGFGLGLGDFGSISLDVTHANTALEEYTLKGQSYRFQYAKTFQATGTAIALAGYRYSTEGFYSFEEAVERQGYMEDDEINGGRGKRRRRAQFSLNQPLGGSAGSLYTSVYQQDYWSKDGYERNINVGYSKSWSAASLNVSYNETEDSYYNDKTRAVVVSVNVPLGSLQHRSYGTASVSSNDSGETNYSAGIYGTALEGDNLGYSVQQRYGNRDTRNSGSASINYDGTYAELDAGYSYTAGTSQQVNYGAQGSIVAHPYGVTFGHSMSDMTSAVLVRAPGAAGVGLKNSNGVATDWRGYTVLPYVSPYRRTRVALNTESLGESVDIIQNVSDVVPTQGAVVLAEFKTKVGSRALLTLTKAGKPVPFGATVIVDGNEEEVGMVSSDGQVYLSGLAKQGSLLVRWGDGDEKQCRSNYTLPQLDEGENGQAVSIQEVFVECI comes from the coding sequence ATGGTTTTTGGAAATCACAAGAAGATCTACGCAGCGATGATGCTTCTGTCGTTCACTGCGCCACGACTTTATGCAAAAGAGTATTTTAGTCCTGCAATGTTAGGGCTTTCGAATGAGGAGTCGATAGATCTTTCTGTTTTTTCCGATGCTGGAGGTCAGTCGCCTGGAGTCTATCGGGTTGATATATATCTCAATGAGAATGTACAAGACACCAGAGATGTTAACTTTATTAAAGCTGAAAACGGTCAGTTGCAGCCAGAGTTAACAATCGCAGAACTGAAAGCGATGGGCGTCGATGTGGCAGCGGTAGCATCGCTGCAAGGGTTACCCGAAAATCAGGTGATAGACGATCTTGGCGCCTATATCCCGCAGGCGAGCAGCCGCTTTGATTTTACTCACCAGCAATTACATGTTTCTGTCCCTCAGGCAATGATGCAGCGCGAGGCAAGAGGCTTGGTGAAACAAAAGTATTGGGACGATGGTCTCCCAGTGCTAATGACAAACTATAGCTTAAGTGGCTCTAACAGTTGGAATGAGAGCGGAGGAGGGCGTAAGGATAGTTATTATGCCAACCTTCGTAGTGGCATTAACGTCGGTGGTTGGCGGTTGCGTAACTACAGCGTCTGGAGTCAGTCGTCAGGGAATTATGCTGACGAAGAGTCCGCGAGTGAGTGGAGCTCGTTGAGTACGTATGCAGTACATGATGTCAGGTCAATTAAAGGGCGAGCCACCCTGGGTGACGCCTCAACTCCTTCGGATGTCTTCGATAGTTTGACTTTTCGAGGAGTGAAACTGGAGTCCGCTGACAATATGCTGCCAGACAGCTTACGTGGCTATGCGCCTACAATACGTGGTATAGCAAACAGTAATGCACAGGTGACCGTGCGTCAGAGTGGCGCAGTGATTTATCAAAGCTATGTGCCAGCGGGGGAATTTGTGATTGATGACTTATACCCAAGCTCTGGCGGTGATTTGGAGGTAACGATTACAGAAGCGGATGGTAGTGAGCACAGTTTTTCTCAGCCGTTCGCAAGCTTGCCCGTGATGCAACGTGAAGGCAGGTTAAAGTATGGTGTTGCTGTAGGTAAGTACCGTAGCTGGAGCGACTTAGACGAGCCAGTTTTTAGTCAGTCGACATTAATTTACGGCCTTGGGCATGGTGTGACTGTTTATGGTGGCCTGCAAAATGCTGAAAATTATAATGCGGCGGCGCTCGGGTTTGGCCTAGGGCTTGGTGATTTTGGCTCTATCTCACTCGATGTAACACATGCTAATACTGCGCTTGAAGAATACACGTTGAAAGGTCAATCATACCGTTTTCAATATGCCAAAACGTTTCAGGCGACAGGAACGGCAATTGCTTTGGCGGGTTACCGTTACTCGACCGAGGGGTTTTATAGCTTTGAAGAGGCCGTTGAGCGTCAGGGCTATATGGAGGATGATGAAATTAATGGCGGTAGAGGAAAGCGGCGTCGTAGGGCTCAGTTCTCTCTCAATCAACCGCTAGGTGGTTCGGCTGGCTCGCTTTATACCTCGGTATATCAGCAGGATTATTGGTCTAAAGATGGTTACGAGCGCAATATTAATGTGGGGTATAGCAAGAGCTGGAGTGCGGCGAGCTTAAATGTGAGCTATAACGAAACCGAAGATAGCTATTACAATGACAAAACTCGCGCGGTCGTCGTCAGTGTCAATGTGCCGCTCGGTTCTTTGCAACACAGAAGTTACGGGACAGCAAGCGTGAGCAGTAACGATTCTGGTGAAACGAATTACTCAGCAGGAATTTATGGTACGGCGCTAGAGGGTGACAATCTTGGCTATAGCGTACAGCAACGTTATGGCAACCGTGATACTAGGAATAGTGGCTCAGCGAGCATCAATTATGACGGAACATATGCTGAGCTTGATGCAGGCTATAGCTATACGGCAGGAACCAGCCAGCAGGTAAATTATGGCGCGCAAGGGTCTATTGTTGCCCACCCATACGGTGTGACGTTTGGACATTCAATGTCTGACATGACGAGTGCGGTGTTGGTGCGTGCTCCGGGAGCCGCTGGTGTAGGGCTGAAAAACTCTAATGGTGTTGCTACCGATTGGCGTGGGTATACAGTGCTTCCTTATGTATCGCCGTATAGACGAACACGTGTCGCTTTAAACACAGAGAGCTTGGGTGAAAGCGTGGATATTATACAAAATGTTAGTGATGTTGTTCCGACTCAGGGCGCAGTCGTGTTAGCAGAATTTAAGACAAAGGTCGGTAGTCGAGCACTACTCACACTCACTAAAGCAGGCAAGCCGGTGCCTTTTGGTGCGACAGTCATTGTTGATGGAAATGAAGAAGAAGTAGGCATGGTGTCGAGTGATGGTCAGGTATATTTGAGTGGTTTAGCAAAACAGGGCAGTTTACTCGTACGCTGGGGAGATGGTGATGAAAAACAGTGTCGGTCGAATTATACGTTGCCACAATTGGATGAAGGAGAAAACGGTCAGGCTGTTAGTATTCAGGAGGTGTTCGTCGAATGTATTTAG
- a CDS encoding fimbrial biogenesis chaperone: MASKINSVWKNISVIIGLWLAVSSVASASPTVGATRLVFDGAKHESSITVRNGDDTAYLIQSWADAKGADGKKADAAKPPFMITPPLFRMEAKSANQLRVIRTGGDLPEDRESVFWMNIKAIPPSDPDAKNTLQFAINTRIKLFFRPAGLPDIKGAAWQNVSFERRGKQLFVTNPLPFYLTFSRLSVGVTDVVTTGVMVPPKGTASYTLPAAANGKVSWALINDYGGASPLFSAVLGDGSK, translated from the coding sequence GTGGCAAGTAAAATTAATAGTGTATGGAAAAATATTTCTGTAATTATAGGACTGTGGCTGGCTGTGAGTAGTGTGGCTAGTGCATCGCCTACAGTGGGTGCTACGCGCTTGGTGTTTGATGGTGCGAAGCATGAGAGCTCGATTACAGTGCGTAACGGTGATGACACCGCGTATCTTATTCAATCTTGGGCTGACGCCAAAGGAGCGGATGGAAAGAAAGCTGATGCTGCAAAACCGCCGTTTATGATAACGCCACCATTATTTAGGATGGAGGCAAAAAGTGCAAATCAGTTGCGAGTGATTCGTACAGGAGGCGATCTGCCTGAAGATCGCGAATCTGTGTTTTGGATGAACATCAAGGCGATACCACCGTCAGATCCGGACGCTAAAAATACACTGCAATTTGCCATTAATACACGAATTAAATTGTTTTTTCGCCCAGCTGGTCTTCCAGATATAAAGGGAGCAGCTTGGCAGAATGTGAGTTTTGAGCGCCGAGGAAAGCAGTTGTTCGTTACTAATCCATTGCCGTTTTACTTAACGTTTTCTCGATTAAGTGTTGGTGTAACGGATGTTGTGACAACGGGTGTAATGGTACCGCCGAAAGGGACTGCGAGCTACACGTTGCCCGCTGCAGCAAACGGTAAGGTGAGCTGGGCGTTAATAAATGATTATGGTGGGGCTAGTCCATTATTCTCGGCTGTGCTAGGCGATGGGAGTAAGTAA
- a CDS encoding fimbrial protein yields the protein MKSVKSRCLMTLGSAAFVLVAGGAQAQSHVTFQGEITQDSCTVNINNETSHIVKFDAVSNKEIMDEHYSPQKITLPVTLTDCEGVSQAPTLTFNGTSTTNGDLESGLTDVFIKFKQGDTEKDYTVNEPSDELESYTDGWKKDFKVELHAEEGGAPQVGTFENTVATLTVNYKD from the coding sequence ATGAAAAGTGTAAAAAGTCGTTGCTTGATGACGTTGGGGTCAGCAGCTTTCGTATTGGTGGCGGGGGGCGCGCAGGCGCAGTCTCATGTCACCTTTCAAGGAGAAATAACGCAAGATAGTTGTACTGTTAATATTAATAACGAAACATCGCATATAGTTAAATTTGATGCGGTCTCTAATAAAGAGATTATGGATGAACACTACAGCCCGCAGAAAATAACGCTTCCAGTAACATTGACGGATTGCGAGGGCGTAAGTCAGGCACCAACACTAACGTTTAATGGAACTAGTACCACTAATGGTGATCTTGAAAGCGGGCTTACAGATGTATTCATTAAGTTTAAGCAAGGGGATACTGAGAAGGACTATACAGTGAATGAGCCATCTGATGAGTTAGAATCTTATACCGATGGTTGGAAAAAAGACTTTAAGGTTGAGTTGCATGCGGAAGAGGGAGGGGCCCCCCAAGTTGGAACGTTTGAAAACACAGTGGCAACTCTAACGGTCAACTACAAAGACTAA
- a CDS encoding GNAT family N-acetyltransferase has translation MMFEVLSEEHTRQLYQFEVENKAWFESFIAPREASFYTIEGVSSHIQQSIVSFVSTQMLPLVLVSEGQIIARANLRAICRESKSAEVGYRVAKQHTGKGVASLCLAKLISEAELRFDQLRLSAKVLDNNPASRRVLEKHLFQLSTYTPNFMLFNEREIGCTLMERSCELAKANSKL, from the coding sequence ATGATGTTTGAGGTACTTTCTGAGGAGCACACTCGGCAGCTGTATCAATTTGAGGTTGAAAACAAAGCCTGGTTTGAATCGTTTATCGCACCGAGAGAGGCAAGCTTCTATACGATAGAAGGTGTGAGTAGTCATATTCAGCAAAGTATCGTTTCATTTGTCAGTACACAGATGCTGCCTTTGGTTCTTGTGAGTGAAGGGCAAATTATCGCCAGAGCTAATCTAAGAGCAATATGTAGAGAGTCTAAAAGTGCTGAGGTCGGTTACCGTGTGGCGAAACAGCACACAGGTAAAGGTGTCGCAAGCTTATGCTTGGCGAAGTTGATCAGCGAGGCTGAGCTAAGATTTGACCAGCTTAGATTAAGCGCGAAAGTATTAGACAATAACCCAGCGTCTCGACGTGTGCTTGAAAAGCATTTGTTCCAGCTATCGACTTATACCCCCAATTTCATGCTATTCAATGAGCGTGAGATAGGTTGTACCTTGATGGAGCGGAGCTGCGAGCTTGCAAAGGCTAATAGTAAGCTCTGA
- a CDS encoding GNAT family N-acetyltransferase has protein sequence MFKLSVDEEINLYLVSESFTDRYVVLVEENRDYLSEWLEWPRFCKTQSDFSAFVRASLHRYADGAGMNCAIEYRGEIVGSSGFNSINQLLKVAEIGYWLGEQYQGHGIITRVCRYLIDYALTELAMEKVQIAVAESNVSSRAVCERLNMRLEGVITNREKVGDKILDHAIYAIRKGGV, from the coding sequence TTGTTTAAGCTGTCGGTAGATGAAGAAATTAACTTGTACCTAGTGAGCGAGTCGTTTACTGATAGGTATGTTGTGCTGGTAGAAGAGAATAGAGACTATCTATCGGAGTGGCTCGAGTGGCCAAGATTCTGTAAAACACAAAGTGATTTTAGTGCGTTTGTGAGGGCCTCACTCCATCGTTATGCTGACGGGGCGGGCATGAATTGTGCGATAGAGTATCGCGGTGAGATTGTAGGTAGCTCAGGTTTTAATAGTATTAATCAGCTATTAAAAGTCGCTGAAATTGGTTATTGGCTGGGTGAGCAATATCAGGGGCATGGAATCATTACGCGTGTTTGTCGCTATCTCATCGACTACGCATTGACAGAGTTGGCCATGGAAAAGGTGCAAATAGCTGTCGCAGAGAGCAACGTATCCAGTAGGGCGGTCTGCGAGCGATTGAACATGCGCCTAGAGGGAGTGATCACTAACCGAGAAAAGGTTGGTGATAAAATACTCGATCACGCCATTTACGCTATCCGTAAAGGCGGTGTCTAG
- a CDS encoding Gfo/Idh/MocA family protein: MKKSIRWGIIGCGAVTEVKSGPAYQKTNGFQLAAVMRRSKSLAKDYAQRHNVEAYYCCADALINDESIDAIYIATPPDTHKQYALRVAEAGKVCCIEKPIAPTYEDSKEILEAFERAKVPLFVAYYRRSLPRFNKVKELLESGSIGIVRHISWHLNKPANDIDLSRKYNWRTDKDIALGGYFDDLASHGLDLFAYLLGEFEVVRGVGSNQQGLYSSLDAVSACWAHKSGATGAGSWNFGGFSRKDAVTIYGSDGELSFSVFDEQPITLSQPTRQQEIHIENPQNIQLYHVNNIAKQLFSGCEHPSSGATATHTSWVMDQILRADG, translated from the coding sequence ATGAAGAAAAGTATTCGCTGGGGGATCATCGGCTGTGGTGCAGTTACAGAGGTAAAGAGCGGCCCCGCTTATCAAAAAACGAATGGGTTTCAGTTGGCTGCTGTAATGAGAAGAAGCAAGTCGTTAGCTAAGGATTACGCTCAACGACATAATGTTGAAGCGTACTATTGCTGTGCTGATGCCCTTATTAATGATGAATCAATTGATGCGATCTATATAGCAACCCCTCCTGATACCCATAAACAATATGCATTACGCGTAGCCGAGGCAGGCAAAGTGTGTTGTATAGAAAAACCAATTGCCCCAACCTATGAAGATAGTAAAGAGATCTTAGAGGCTTTTGAACGAGCAAAAGTCCCACTTTTTGTTGCATATTACCGCAGATCTTTGCCTCGTTTTAACAAGGTGAAGGAGTTGCTCGAAAGTGGCAGTATTGGCATCGTTAGGCATATTAGTTGGCACTTAAATAAGCCGGCGAATGACATTGATTTGTCGCGAAAATATAATTGGCGTACGGATAAAGATATAGCTTTAGGAGGGTATTTCGATGACTTGGCGAGTCATGGCTTGGACCTTTTTGCTTATTTGCTCGGTGAATTTGAGGTGGTTCGAGGTGTTGGCTCTAATCAGCAAGGATTATATTCCTCGCTTGACGCTGTCTCCGCCTGTTGGGCGCATAAGAGCGGTGCTACTGGTGCGGGCAGTTGGAATTTTGGAGGTTTTTCAAGAAAGGATGCCGTCACGATTTACGGTAGTGATGGGGAGCTATCGTTTTCTGTCTTTGATGAGCAGCCAATTACTCTCTCCCAGCCTACTCGGCAACAAGAGATTCATATTGAAAACCCACAAAACATTCAGTTGTACCATGTTAATAATATAGCAAAGCAACTTTTCTCAGGCTGTGAACACCCGTCAAGCGGCGCCACGGCGACGCATACAAGCTGGGTAATGGATCAAATCTTGAGAGCTGATGGCTAA